One window of the Xenopus tropicalis strain Nigerian chromosome 10, UCB_Xtro_10.0, whole genome shotgun sequence genome contains the following:
- the cox4i2 gene encoding cytochrome c oxidase subunit 4I2 isoform X1, translated as MLPALRLRSALLPRTRLLGATSVRAAHGHEGQVSRPDGSELLYYDHRVFPLPDIPYQTDLSSQQGALKDKERGPWKQLSQEDKISLYRIKFNKTYAEMNRPSNEWKTVFGTIFIFFGLTGLIVWWQRVYVYPPQPHTLADEWKAMQARRMLDMRVSPIQGFSSNWDYEKNQWKK; from the exons ATGTTACCCGCTCTCCGTCTGCGCTCAGCCCTCCTGCCCCGGACCCGCCTTCTGGGGGCAACAAGCGTCCGAGCAGCTCATGGACACGAAGGGCAAG TTTCTAGGCCAGACGGCTCGGAGCTGCTGTATTACGACCACCGAGTGTTCCCCCTGCCGGACATTCCCTATCAGACGGATctgagctcccagcagggggcgctgaaGGATAAAGAGCGAGGCCCATGGAAGCAGCTGAGCCAGGAGGACAAGATTTCAC tgtaccGGATCAAGTTTAACAAGACCTACGCGGAGATGAACAGACCCAGTAACGAGTGGAAGACCGTGTTCGGCACCATCTTTATCTTCTTTGGGCTGACGGGCCTGATTGTGTGGTGGCAGCGAGTCTATG TGTACCCGCCGCAGCCCCACACGCTGGCTGATGAGTGGAAGGCCATGCAGGCGCGCAGGATGTTGGACATGAGAGTGAGCCCCATCCAGGGATTCTCCTCCAACTGGGACTATGAGAAGAACCAATGGAAGAAATAG
- the bcl2l1 gene encoding BCL2 like 1 yields MEGSSRDLVEKFVCKKLSQKGACGEFSSNSQPKGVSNGSSEGPGATQGIVGEEVLQALLDASEEFELRYQRAFSDLTAQLHLTQDTAQQSFQQVVGELFRDGTNWGRIVAFFSFGRALCVESANKEMTELLPRIVQWMVQYLEHTLQPWMLENGGWEAFVGLYGKGAAAQSREGPERFGRWLMAIVTVTAATLLVSYLRRR; encoded by the exons ATGGAGGGCAGCAGTAGAGATCTGGTGGAGAAGTTTGTTTGCAAGAAACTGTCCCAGAAAGGAGCCTGCGGGGAGTTCTCCAGCAACTCCCAGCCCAAGGGCGTGTCTAATGGAAGTTCGGAGGGCCCCGGGGCCACACAGGGCATTGTGGGGGAGGAAGTCCTTCAGGCGCTGCTGGACGCGTCGGAGGAGTTTGAGTTGAGATACCAGCGTGCCTTCAGCGACCTGACCGCCCAGCTGCACCTCACCCAGGACACTGCCCAGCAAAGCTTCCAGCAGGTGGTGGGGGAGTTGTTCAGGGACGGCACCAACTGGGGCAGAATCGTGGCCTTCTTCTCCTTTGGGCGGGCCCTGTGCGTGGAGAGTGCCAACAAGGAGATGACTGAGCTGCTCCCCAGGATCGTGCAATGGATGGTGCAGTACCTGGAGCATACGCTGCAGCCCTGGATGCTGGAGAACGGAGGCTGG GAAGCTTTTGTCGGTCTGTACGGAAAGGGAGCTGCCGCCCAGAGCAGGGAAGGGCCGGAGCGGTTTGGCCGGTGGCTAATGGCCATAGTGACTGTGACTGCTGCAACCTTATTGGTCTCCTACCTGAGGCGTCGATAG